The DNA segment CGTCAAACTTCGGGTTTTCAATCAATTTGTATTTGCAATTTTGCGATTCTTCAAATGCAATTTTTTCTTTTGGCGTTTCGGACGAATATTGCAGATTTTGAACAGGATTTATCGTGTTTTTTTGATAAGTTTCCAATTCGTTGAAAACGGTGCGAAAAATAAAAGAAAAAAGCGATTTTTCATCGTCAAACTTTACCGTTTGTTTGGTCGGGTGAACGTTTACGTCTATTTTTGACGGCTCAATATCCAAAAAACAAAACCAAGACGGCTTATTTCCGTATGCCGAAATGAAACGTGAAAAACTTTCTCGAATTGCGCCGGCTATCGCGCCGTTGTCTATTTTGCGGAGATTTACATATAAATTTTGATATTTCGGCCTTGGTTTCGCTCCGCTCGGAGAACAGATATAAATTTGCGCCGACATTTCCGGATTTTCGTTTCCGCAATAGATTAAATCGTTTGCAAAATTTATTCCCGCAATTTGTGAGATTCTGGTTTTATGGTCTTGAACGGCCGGAACGTCATAGATTTTTTTGCCGTCCGCTATGCATGTAAAATGAATTGTTGGAAACGCCGTGAATATATCTTCCACCGTCGATAAAATAGAAAGTTTTTCGCTGTTTTCGGATTTTAAAAATTTTTTTCGCACGGGAAGATTAAAAAACAAATCACGGCATTCGACGCTCGTTCCTTTTAGATGAGCGACCGGTTCAACTTGGGAGAAATCTCCGCCGTTTGAAAAGATTTTATATCCCGCTCCGTCGTTTGAAACGCTTGACGTAAGCGTCATTTTTGAAGCGCTTGCCACACTTGCGAGCGCTTCGCCTCTAAATCCCATTGTGGAAACGGCATACAAATCTTGTGCAGAATTTATTTTGCTTGTCGCGTGAGGAGTAAGCGCCAAA comes from the Chitinispirillales bacterium genome and includes:
- the mutL gene encoding DNA mismatch repair endonuclease MutL, with product MPQIKLLPKNVVEQIAAGEVIERPSSIVKELLENAIDSGADKISVFFENGGISKIKVTDNGCGIEKDQLLLALTPHATSKINSAQDLYAVSTMGFRGEALASVASASKMTLTSSVSNDGAGYKIFSNGGDFSQVEPVAHLKGTSVECRDLFFNLPVRKKFLKSENSEKLSILSTVEDIFTAFPTIHFTCIADGKKIYDVPAVQDHKTRISQIAGINFANDLIYCGNENPEMSAQIYICSPSGAKPRPKYQNLYVNLRKIDNGAIAGAIRESFSRFISAYGNKPSWFCFLDIEPSKIDVNVHPTKQTVKFDDEKSLFSFIFRTVFNELETYQKNTINPVQNLQYSSETPKEKIAFEESQNCKYKLIENPKFDENVKKPQQISMPFMSLIPAETVDDKFAEIGLNANSWDTVPCFQIHNRYVAVSVADGLLLIDQHAAHERILYEKILDGMEKGIESQSLIFPVTMELKPFEKEIILSVRDFFSKAGFDIKDFGKNTVAIYSMPTDFSRESQIKEAIEDIAAQFIHENNSAILSSVHRHFAASYACGAAIKFGHTLKNQEMNALLTALFSTKNPHICPHGRPTFSKISLNEIAKRFLR